A region of the Conyzicola lurida genome:
CCTCGACGGCACGACCCAGGCGAACATCTTCCGATTTGCCGAGACTCTCGGTCTCGAGACCGGCTTCGAGCTGGTCACCCCCGACGAACTACGGGCAGCGGATGCCGCGTGGCTGGTGTCGAGCGTGCGCCTCGCCGCTCCGGTGCGAGAACTCGACGGTCTGCCGCTCGCGGTCGACTCCGAATTCACCGCCGCGCTCAACGACTATCTGCTGGCGCTGCGCGACTGACAGTCGGGCCGCCCGGCGGGCCTATCACCCGTCGGGGGTAGGCGATAGGGGCTATGACCCGGGATGCCGACAGTGTGGACTGGGTTGATGACGAGCACCGCCCCCGATACAGCAACTCTCACCTCCCGCCAACGATCGCACTTCCGCAAGCGCCTCGACGACGACCGCACCGAGACCGCCGAACTGATCATCCGACTCGACGCCGACGTCGCGTCCTTCCACGGTTCCCGCGCCGGGTCCTCGGTCGACGACGAGCACGACCCCGAGGGCCCGACGCTCGCGTTCGAGCAGTCGCAGGCCTCCGCGATCCTCGAGCAGACGCGGGTCCACCTCTCCCAGATCGACAAGGCGCTCGAGCGCCTCGAAGCGGGCACCTTCGGTTCCTGCGTAACCTGCCTCCGGCCGATACCGGTGGCGCGCCTCGAAGCGCGCCCGTACTCGACGCAGTGCGTCGCGTGCGCGAGCGTGGCGCGCTGATGCGGGCCGTCACCTGGCAGGGTAAGCGCAAGGTCAGCGTCGACACGGTTCCCGATCCCGTGATCCTCGAGCCGACCGACGCCATCGTGCGCGTCACCTCGACCGCGATCTGCGGTTCCGACCTCCATCTCTACGAGCTTCTCGGCCCGTTCCTCGACCAGGGCGATATCCTCGGCCACGAGTCGATGGGCGTCGTCGTCGAGGTCGGCAGCGCCGTCACCTCTCTCAAGCAGGGCGACCGCGTGGTCGTGCCGTTCAACATCGCCTGCGGTGCGTGCTTTATGTGCGTCCGCGGCCTGCAGAGCCAGTGCGAGACCACGCAGAACCACGATCAGGGAACGGGCGCCGCGCTGTTCGGCTACACCAAGCTGTACGGCCAGATCCCCGGCGGACAGGCGGAGTACCTGCGCGTGCCGCTCGCGGACTACAACACGATCCCGGTCGGCTCGGAGCTCCCCGACGAGCGGTATCTGTTCCTCAGCGACATCCTGCCCACTGCCTGGCAGGGTGTGCAGTACGCCAACGTGCCCGAGGGCGGCACCCTCGCCGTGATGGGCCTCGGCCCGGTCGGGCAGCTGGTCACCCGCGTGGCCACGCACCTCGGCTACGACGTGATGGCCGTCGACCCCGTGCCCGAGCGCCGCGCGATGGCCGAGCGCCACGGCGTCGAGACGTACGACCTCACCGACCAGACGATTGCGGCGATCCGCGAGCGCACCATGGGCCGAGGCCCCGACTCGGTGGTCGACGCCGTCGGCATGGAGGCCCACGGCAACCCCGTCGCCGGCTTCGCGCAGGCCGCCGTCGGCTTGCTGCCCGACGCGATAGCCAGAAAGGCGATGGATGCCGCGGGCATCGACCGGCTCGCAGCGATGCACGCCGCGCTCGACCTCGTGCGTCGCGGTGGAACGGTCTCGCTGAGCGGCGTGTACTCGGGCGAGGCCGACGTTCTGCCGGTCAAGTCGATGTTCGACAAGCAGGTCGCGCTGCGCATGGGGCAGTGCAACGTGAAGAACTGGATCGGCGACCTGATGCCGCTGGTCGAGGACTCCGCGGACCCTCTCGGCCTCACCGACCTCGTAACGCACCGAGTGCCACTGGACGAGGCGCCCGAAATGTACGAGATTTTTCAGAAGAAGCACGACGGCTGCATCAAGGTCGTCATGACCCCGACGGGAGCGTAAATGAGCGACACCGCATCTACACCGGACCCGTACACCGATGGCTCGGTTCCGGAGGACGCCGATCTGAGCGCGGCCACCGAAGAACAGACAGCGGACGAGGGCGACGAGCGTCTCGACGAAGACGTCTCGCCCGTCATCCCGCCTCTCTCCTGACCATCACCACCATCCACCAACAGAAAGCGAAAGCAACGTGTCGAAATTTTGGTTAGTCGTCGGCTTTGCCGCCGGCTACGTCGTCGGCTCTGCCGCGGGACGTAAGCAGTACGAACGCATCAAGGGTGCAGTGCAGGATCTCTGGGGCAACCCCGAGGTGCAGCGCACCGTCAAGAAGGTCGACGACTTCGTCGAGGAGAAGGCACCGACCGTGCACGACCTCGGCGCGGCCGCGGTCGACAGCGTGAAGGCGACCGCGGACTCGTCCGAGGAGCAGGCACCCGCGGGGTCCACCTCGTGAGCGGCAACCCGGGCAGCGAGCCCGCCCCCGACCCGAAGACCGAGACCGAGACACCGGCCGAGGAGTCGGCGCCCGATACCGTATCGGGCGGAGCACCGGAGGAGCCGGAGAAGTGACCGATCCCGCTGACCACAACCCCGACGCGCTCGTCAAGGGCAACCGCGTCACCAACGCCCGCGACATGGAGTCGAGCGACGAGCCCGGCTACGAGGGCGAGGCGCCGAACGCGCCGCTCGCGAGCCAGGGTTCGCGCGACGGCACGCCCGTGGGCGAGGACCAAGACGACGAGTAGCAACTAGGCCGGTCGAGCCTGTCGAGACCATCCCCGCGGTGTACCCGGGGTGATGATCTCGACAGGCTCGATTAGCGTTTAACGACTAGAACTGCGGCACGTCCACCCGCTCGACCGTCGAGCTCGCGAAGGCCTGTCGCAGCGCCTCGCGCAGGTGGACCGCCTCGGAGTCGATGAACGTCGTGAAGCCGAGGCGTCGGGCCTCGGTGATGCGCTGTTTCGCCGACGATGCGGAACGCACCTCGCCGGCGAGACTGATCTCGCCGACCGCCGCCTGCGTGATCGGGAAGGCCTTGTCGGCGAACGCGCTGGCGATGGCCAGGGCGATGGCGAGGTCGGCACCGGGCTCGGTGACGCGGATACCGCCCACCGTCGAGACGTAAACGTCGACCTCCGACAGCTTCATGCCGGCCCGCCGCTCGAGCACCGCGAGCAGCATGGCCACGCGCGATCCGTCGACGCCGTTGACGACGCGTCGCGGCTGCGGGGCGCCGCTCTTCACGATGAGCGCCTGCACCTCGACGGGCAGCGCGCGCCGGCCTTCGACCGCGATCGTGACGCAGGTGCCGCTCACGGGCAGCCGCGCTCGCGAGAGGAACAGACCCGAGGGGTCGGCGACCTCGGCGATGCCGTCGCCGGTCATCTCGAAGCAGCCCACCTCGTCGGTGGGGCCGAACCGGTTCTTGTGCGCGCGCACGAAGCGGAGCGCGGTCTGGCGGTCGCCCTCGAACTGCAGCACGACGTCGACGAGGTGCTCGAGCAGGCGGGGCCCGGCGATCGAGCCGTCTTTGGTGACGTGGCCGACGAGCAGCACGGGCAGGTTGCGGTCTTTCGACACGCGGATGAGGGTCGATGCGACCTCCTTCACCTGCGACGGTCCGCCCGCGAGCCCGTCGGACATCGACGACGAGACGGTCTGCACCGAGTCGACGATGACGAGCTGCGGGTCGACCTGGTCGATCTGGCCGAGGATGGTGGCGAGATCGGTCTCGGCGGCGAGGTAGAGCGTGGGCTGCAGGGCGTTGGTGCGCTGCGCTCGCAGCCGCACTTGGCTCACCGATTCTTCGGCACTGACGTAGAGCACGCGCTGGCCGGTGGCCGCGGCGCGCGAGGCAACCTCGAGCAGCAGGGTCGACTTGCCGACGCCGGGTTCCCCGCTGAGCAGGATCGCGGCGCCGGGCACGATGCCGCCGCCGAGTACGCGGTCGAACTCGGCGATACCGCTCGGCCAGTGCGCCACCGACTCGGCACCGATCTCGGTGATCGGCCGCGCGGAGCGGGCATCGGAGATCTTGACGGGGGTGACGGAACGGCTCGCAAGGCCGACGGTTTCTGCCTGGTCGACGACCGTGCCCCACGCCTGGCACTCGCCGCAGCGGCCCACCCATTTGATGCTCGACCAGCCGCACTCGGTGCAGCGGTAGTTCGTGGTGACTCGGGCCATGCCGACAGCCTAGGCGTAGCCACCGACGGTCGTTATCGAGCCGGTATTCGCTCGTTACATTGGCGAAACGTTACGGGTACGTTTCTTTACTATCGTGTGGCCATGGGGGCAACAATTCGTCGCGCGGAGCACACAGATGCTGCCGTGCTGGGCAAACTGCATTCCACGTGCTGGGGAGAACTTTTCCCCCGTGCACTGCACCACGACGTACTCGAACAGCTGAGTCCCGACATGATGGCCATGCTCTGGCAGAAGTTCGTCTCGCGCGGTGACCCGTACAAGCAGTGGGTCGCCGAGATCGACCACGAGATCGTCGGCTTCGCGGGCATCGGCCCGGGCCGCGAACCGGGCGACGAACAGAAGAC
Encoded here:
- a CDS encoding TraR/DksA family transcriptional regulator, producing MTSTAPDTATLTSRQRSHFRKRLDDDRTETAELIIRLDADVASFHGSRAGSSVDDEHDPEGPTLAFEQSQASAILEQTRVHLSQIDKALERLEAGTFGSCVTCLRPIPVARLEARPYSTQCVACASVAR
- a CDS encoding alcohol dehydrogenase catalytic domain-containing protein; this encodes MRAVTWQGKRKVSVDTVPDPVILEPTDAIVRVTSTAICGSDLHLYELLGPFLDQGDILGHESMGVVVEVGSAVTSLKQGDRVVVPFNIACGACFMCVRGLQSQCETTQNHDQGTGAALFGYTKLYGQIPGGQAEYLRVPLADYNTIPVGSELPDERYLFLSDILPTAWQGVQYANVPEGGTLAVMGLGPVGQLVTRVATHLGYDVMAVDPVPERRAMAERHGVETYDLTDQTIAAIRERTMGRGPDSVVDAVGMEAHGNPVAGFAQAAVGLLPDAIARKAMDAAGIDRLAAMHAALDLVRRGGTVSLSGVYSGEADVLPVKSMFDKQVALRMGQCNVKNWIGDLMPLVEDSADPLGLTDLVTHRVPLDEAPEMYEIFQKKHDGCIKVVMTPTGA
- a CDS encoding YtxH domain-containing protein; translated protein: MSKFWLVVGFAAGYVVGSAAGRKQYERIKGAVQDLWGNPEVQRTVKKVDDFVEEKAPTVHDLGAAAVDSVKATADSSEEQAPAGSTS
- the radA gene encoding DNA repair protein RadA, coding for MARVTTNYRCTECGWSSIKWVGRCGECQAWGTVVDQAETVGLASRSVTPVKISDARSARPITEIGAESVAHWPSGIAEFDRVLGGGIVPGAAILLSGEPGVGKSTLLLEVASRAAATGQRVLYVSAEESVSQVRLRAQRTNALQPTLYLAAETDLATILGQIDQVDPQLVIVDSVQTVSSSMSDGLAGGPSQVKEVASTLIRVSKDRNLPVLLVGHVTKDGSIAGPRLLEHLVDVVLQFEGDRQTALRFVRAHKNRFGPTDEVGCFEMTGDGIAEVADPSGLFLSRARLPVSGTCVTIAVEGRRALPVEVQALIVKSGAPQPRRVVNGVDGSRVAMLLAVLERRAGMKLSEVDVYVSTVGGIRVTEPGADLAIALAIASAFADKAFPITQAAVGEISLAGEVRSASSAKQRITEARRLGFTTFIDSEAVHLREALRQAFASSTVERVDVPQF